The following coding sequences lie in one Populus trichocarpa isolate Nisqually-1 chromosome 14, P.trichocarpa_v4.1, whole genome shotgun sequence genomic window:
- the LOC7464420 gene encoding cyclin-C1-2 isoform X2, producing the protein MNIYDLGLNRGFFSDGKQISHQDINHRLNTTPPDSHLKMAANFWTSSHYKQLFDQEEVDVVHPLDKEKGITLEDFKIIKTQMAIYIGILAQQVKVRQRVVATAVAYMRRVYTRKSMSEYDPRLAAPTCLYLASKAEESTIQARVLSFYIKKLYSDDKYRYEIKEILEMEMKILEALNFYLVVFHPYRSLPQFLQDAGINDINMTQLTWGLVNDTYKMDLILVHPPHIIALACIYIASVYREKDSTAWFEELRVDLNVVKNISMEMLYFYESHRLITEERITAAFNKLKP; encoded by the exons ATGAATATATATGATTTGGGACTAAACAGAGGTTTCTTCTCCGATGGAAAGCAAATAAGTCATCAAGACATCAACCATAGACTAAACACAACACCACCAGACTCACACTTAAAAATGGCTGCCAATTTCTGGACCTCCTCTCACTA CAAGCAGCTTTTTGACCAAGAAGAAGTAGATGTGGTGCACCCACTAGACAAAGAAAAGGGCATAACTCTTGAAGATTTCAAGATCATCAAGACGCAGATGGCAATTT ATATAGGCATTTTGGCTCAACAAGTTAAAGTGAGGCAAAG GGTTGTCGCTACTGCAGTTGCATATATGAGGCGTGTCTATACCAG AAAGAGCATGTCAGAATACGATCCACGTCTTGCAGCCCCAACTTGCTTGTATTTGGCATCAAAAGCAGAAGAGAGCACAATTCAAGCCAGAGTTCTttcattttacataaaaaaattat ATTCTGATGACAAGTATAGATATGAGATCAAAGAGATACTTGAGatggaaatgaagattttggAAGCTCTTAACTTTTATCTAGTTGTATTTCATCCTTATCGTTCATTGCCTCA ATTTTTGCAGGATGCTGGCATAAATGATATAAACATGACTCAATTGACATG GGGACTTGTCAACGACACGTACAAGATGGATTTGATTCTTGTACATCCCCCACATATTATTGCTTTAGCCTGCATATACATTGCTAGCGTGTATAGAGAAAAAGATTCGACAGCATGGTTTGAAGAGCTCCGTGTAGATTTGAATGTG gtgaaaaatatttcaatggagatgttatatttttatgaaagcCATAGATTGATTACAGAGGAGAGAATTACTGCTGCTTTCAACAAACTGAAACCGTAA
- the LOC7464420 gene encoding cyclin-C1-2 isoform X5, with translation MRRVYTRKSMSEYDPRLAAPTCLYLASKAEESTIQARVLSFYIKKLYSDDKYRYEIKEILEMEMKILEALNFYLVVFHPYRSLPQFLQDAGINDINMTQLTWGLVNDTYKMDLILVHPPHIIALACIYIASVYREKDSTAWFEELRVDLNVVKNISMEMLYFYESHRLITEERITAAFNKLKP, from the exons ATGAGGCGTGTCTATACCAG AAAGAGCATGTCAGAATACGATCCACGTCTTGCAGCCCCAACTTGCTTGTATTTGGCATCAAAAGCAGAAGAGAGCACAATTCAAGCCAGAGTTCTttcattttacataaaaaaattat ATTCTGATGACAAGTATAGATATGAGATCAAAGAGATACTTGAGatggaaatgaagattttggAAGCTCTTAACTTTTATCTAGTTGTATTTCATCCTTATCGTTCATTGCCTCA ATTTTTGCAGGATGCTGGCATAAATGATATAAACATGACTCAATTGACATG GGGACTTGTCAACGACACGTACAAGATGGATTTGATTCTTGTACATCCCCCACATATTATTGCTTTAGCCTGCATATACATTGCTAGCGTGTATAGAGAAAAAGATTCGACAGCATGGTTTGAAGAGCTCCGTGTAGATTTGAATGTG gtgaaaaatatttcaatggagatgttatatttttatgaaagcCATAGATTGATTACAGAGGAGAGAATTACTGCTGCTTTCAACAAACTGAAACCGTAA
- the LOC7464420 gene encoding cyclin-C1-2 isoform X3 encodes MNIYDLGLNRGFFSDGKQISHQDINHRLNTTPPDSHLKMAANFWTSSHYKQLFDQEEVDVVHPLDKEKGITLEDFKIIKTQMAIYIGILAQQVKVRQRVVATAVAYMRRVYTRVFFFISKCIFGHPTYLAGSFCHWYNLLGCNASKSMSEYDPRLAAPTCLYLASKAEESTIQARVLSFYIKKLYSDDKYRYEIKEILEMEMKILEALNFYLVVFHPYRSLPQFLQDAGINDINMTQFLCCNLSTRTFSLLCFFKSWQIFAGCWHK; translated from the exons ATGAATATATATGATTTGGGACTAAACAGAGGTTTCTTCTCCGATGGAAAGCAAATAAGTCATCAAGACATCAACCATAGACTAAACACAACACCACCAGACTCACACTTAAAAATGGCTGCCAATTTCTGGACCTCCTCTCACTA CAAGCAGCTTTTTGACCAAGAAGAAGTAGATGTGGTGCACCCACTAGACAAAGAAAAGGGCATAACTCTTGAAGATTTCAAGATCATCAAGACGCAGATGGCAATTT ATATAGGCATTTTGGCTCAACAAGTTAAAGTGAGGCAAAG GGTTGTCGCTACTGCAGTTGCATATATGAGGCGTGTCTATACCAG ggtttttttttttatctcaaaatgTATATTCGGCCATCCTACATATTTAGCTGGAAGCTTCTGTCACTGGTACAATCTCCTGGGCTGCAATGCCTC AAAGAGCATGTCAGAATACGATCCACGTCTTGCAGCCCCAACTTGCTTGTATTTGGCATCAAAAGCAGAAGAGAGCACAATTCAAGCCAGAGTTCTttcattttacataaaaaaattat ATTCTGATGACAAGTATAGATATGAGATCAAAGAGATACTTGAGatggaaatgaagattttggAAGCTCTTAACTTTTATCTAGTTGTATTTCATCCTTATCGTTCATTGCCTCA ATTTTTGCAGGATGCTGGCATAAATGATATAAACATGACTCAATTTCTATGTTGCAATTTGAGCACAAGAACATTTTCTCTCTTATGTTTCTTCAAATCTTGGCAGATTTTTGCAGGATGCTGGCATAAATGA
- the LOC7464420 gene encoding cyclin-C1-2 isoform X1, whose translation MNIYDLGLNRGFFSDGKQISHQDINHRLNTTPPDSHLKMAANFWTSSHYKQLFDQEEVDVVHPLDKEKGITLEDFKIIKTQMAIYIGILAQQVKVRQRVVATAVAYMRRVYTRVFFFISKCIFGHPTYLAGSFCHWYNLLGCNASKSMSEYDPRLAAPTCLYLASKAEESTIQARVLSFYIKKLYSDDKYRYEIKEILEMEMKILEALNFYLVVFHPYRSLPQFLQDAGINDINMTQLTWGLVNDTYKMDLILVHPPHIIALACIYIASVYREKDSTAWFEELRVDLNVVKNISMEMLYFYESHRLITEERITAAFNKLKP comes from the exons ATGAATATATATGATTTGGGACTAAACAGAGGTTTCTTCTCCGATGGAAAGCAAATAAGTCATCAAGACATCAACCATAGACTAAACACAACACCACCAGACTCACACTTAAAAATGGCTGCCAATTTCTGGACCTCCTCTCACTA CAAGCAGCTTTTTGACCAAGAAGAAGTAGATGTGGTGCACCCACTAGACAAAGAAAAGGGCATAACTCTTGAAGATTTCAAGATCATCAAGACGCAGATGGCAATTT ATATAGGCATTTTGGCTCAACAAGTTAAAGTGAGGCAAAG GGTTGTCGCTACTGCAGTTGCATATATGAGGCGTGTCTATACCAG ggtttttttttttatctcaaaatgTATATTCGGCCATCCTACATATTTAGCTGGAAGCTTCTGTCACTGGTACAATCTCCTGGGCTGCAATGCCTC AAAGAGCATGTCAGAATACGATCCACGTCTTGCAGCCCCAACTTGCTTGTATTTGGCATCAAAAGCAGAAGAGAGCACAATTCAAGCCAGAGTTCTttcattttacataaaaaaattat ATTCTGATGACAAGTATAGATATGAGATCAAAGAGATACTTGAGatggaaatgaagattttggAAGCTCTTAACTTTTATCTAGTTGTATTTCATCCTTATCGTTCATTGCCTCA ATTTTTGCAGGATGCTGGCATAAATGATATAAACATGACTCAATTGACATG GGGACTTGTCAACGACACGTACAAGATGGATTTGATTCTTGTACATCCCCCACATATTATTGCTTTAGCCTGCATATACATTGCTAGCGTGTATAGAGAAAAAGATTCGACAGCATGGTTTGAAGAGCTCCGTGTAGATTTGAATGTG gtgaaaaatatttcaatggagatgttatatttttatgaaagcCATAGATTGATTACAGAGGAGAGAATTACTGCTGCTTTCAACAAACTGAAACCGTAA
- the LOC7464420 gene encoding cyclin-C1-2 isoform X4, whose protein sequence is MNIYDLGLNRGFFSDGKQISHQDINHRLNTTPPDSHLKMAANFWTSSHYKQLFDQEEVDVVHPLDKEKGITLEDFKIIKTQMAIYIGILAQQVKVRQRVVATAVAYMRRVYTRVFFFISKCIFGHPTYLAGSFCHWYNLLGCNASKSMSEYDPRLAAPTCLYLASKAEESTIQARVLSFYIKKLYSDDKYRYEIKEILEMEMKILEALNFYLVVFHPYRSLPQFLQDAGINDINMTQLTW, encoded by the exons ATGAATATATATGATTTGGGACTAAACAGAGGTTTCTTCTCCGATGGAAAGCAAATAAGTCATCAAGACATCAACCATAGACTAAACACAACACCACCAGACTCACACTTAAAAATGGCTGCCAATTTCTGGACCTCCTCTCACTA CAAGCAGCTTTTTGACCAAGAAGAAGTAGATGTGGTGCACCCACTAGACAAAGAAAAGGGCATAACTCTTGAAGATTTCAAGATCATCAAGACGCAGATGGCAATTT ATATAGGCATTTTGGCTCAACAAGTTAAAGTGAGGCAAAG GGTTGTCGCTACTGCAGTTGCATATATGAGGCGTGTCTATACCAG ggtttttttttttatctcaaaatgTATATTCGGCCATCCTACATATTTAGCTGGAAGCTTCTGTCACTGGTACAATCTCCTGGGCTGCAATGCCTC AAAGAGCATGTCAGAATACGATCCACGTCTTGCAGCCCCAACTTGCTTGTATTTGGCATCAAAAGCAGAAGAGAGCACAATTCAAGCCAGAGTTCTttcattttacataaaaaaattat ATTCTGATGACAAGTATAGATATGAGATCAAAGAGATACTTGAGatggaaatgaagattttggAAGCTCTTAACTTTTATCTAGTTGTATTTCATCCTTATCGTTCATTGCCTCA ATTTTTGCAGGATGCTGGCATAAATGATATAAACATGACTCAATTGACATG gtga